In Drosophila teissieri strain GT53w chromosome 2R, Prin_Dtei_1.1, whole genome shotgun sequence, the following proteins share a genomic window:
- the LOC122613619 gene encoding sestrin homolog: MYYAVDYYADMGQISQDCFAATQTGASDFDMDELDDLDQVTQVIGYHPQFHDHFLSTQNFIMKGDGPLPNDYRYYLAIIAAARHQCPYLVKRYEKEFINQGGDSAWLGGLDFIPAKLRAIYDINKILAHRPWLLRKEHIERLTKGKNSWSLSEVVHAMVLLSHFHSLSSFVFSCGLTQKLDGLSSPKLKSPPAAVAPTILITPTSPTDLQKGKPVLAEISLNNANPDYNSQTAASSNGGAPADSASAAADGSDATALNGYLATAQQLPQQHGISVEALMERMKVLSQKQDECSEAELSSRFQKVEQQTAELAAVTPQATVSVPTNLSHYVDDANFIYQDFARRGTESINTFRIQDYSWEDHGYSLVDGLYNDVGTFLDAKFRAAYNLTYCTMGGIKNVDTSKFRRAIWNYIQCIYGIRHDDYDYGEVNQLLVRPLKMFIKTACCFPERITTKDYDSVLVELQDSEKVHVNLMIMEARNQAELLYALREIMRYMT; this comes from the exons ATGTACTACGCCGTCGATTACTACGCGGATATGGGACAAATCTCTCAAGAT TGTTTCGCTGCCACGCAAACGGGAGCATCTGACTTTGACATGGACGAGCTCGATGACCTGGATCAGGTGACCCAAGTGATTGGATACCATCCCCAGTTCCACGATCACTTCCTGAGCACCCAGAACTTTATAATGAAGGGCGATGGTCCGCTGCCGAACGATTACAGATACTACCTGGCCATAATT GCTGCTGCCCGCCATCAGTGTCCGTATCTGGTGAAGCGGTACGAGAAGGAGTTCATCAACCAGGGAGGAGATAGCGCCTGGCTGGGCGGCCTGGACTTTATACCCGCCAAACTACGTGCCATATACgatatcaataaaatattagcCCATCGTCCCTGGCTGCTGCGCAAGGAGCACATCGAG CGGCTCACGAAGGGGAAGAACAGCTGGTCGCTGTCGGAGGTGGTGCACGCCATGGTCCTGCTCTCGCACTTCCACTCGCTGTCGTCCTTTGTGTTTTCCTGCGGCCTCACACAAAAGCTGGACGGACTGTCCAGTCCCAAGCTGAAGAGTCCGCCCGCTGCAGTGGCCCCCACCATCCTCATCACGCCCACCTCGCCGACGGATCTGCAGAAGGGCAAGCCCGTGCTGGCGGAGATCTCGCTCAACAATGCAAATCCGGATTACAATAGCCAGACCGCAGCGAGCAGTAATGGAGGAGCTCCAGCAGACTCCGCGTCTGCGGCTGCGGATGGATCCGATGCAACGGCCCTTAATGGATATTTGG CCACGGCGCAGCAACTGCCGCAGCAGCACGGCATCAGTGTGGAGGCGCTGATGGAGCGCATGAAGGTCCTGTCCCAGAAGCAGGACGAGTGCAGCGAGGCGGAGCTGAGCAGCCGCTTCCAGAAGGTGGAGCAGCAAACGGCGGAGCTGGCGGCCGTGACTCCGCAGGCGACTGTGTCCGTGCCCACCAACCTGTCGCACTACGTGGACGATGCCAACTTCATTTACCAGGACTTTGCCCGCCGCGGCACCGAGAGCATCAACACGTTTCGCATCCAGGACTACTCCTGGGAGGATCACGGCTACTCGCTGGTGGACGG GCTGTACAACGATGTGGGCACCTTCTTGGACGCCAAGTTTCGGGCCGCCTACAATCTCACGTACTGCACCATGGGCGGCATCAAGAATGTGGACACGTCCAAGTTCCGGCGCGCCATTTGGAACTACATCCAGTGCATCTACGGCATTCGCCACGACGACTACGACTATGGTGAGGTGAACCAG CTCCTCGTGCGCCccttgaaaatgtttataaagaCAGCCTGCTGCTTCCCCGAGCGAATTACCACCAAGGATTACGATAGTGTGCTCGTCGAGCTGCAGGATAGTGAAAAG GTTCATGTGAATCTGATGATAATGGAAGCCCGCAATCAGGCCGAGTTACTCTATGCTCTGCGCGAGATAATGCGCTATATGACTTGA
- the LOC122613620 gene encoding LOW QUALITY PROTEIN: purine nucleoside phosphorylase (The sequence of the model RefSeq protein was modified relative to this genomic sequence to represent the inferred CDS: deleted 1 base in 1 codon) has product MCNWECCKNRSPIAKRMAARKLLQLEEEERRKPKLVIPTPQSLFYPFDEVEAMAKYIVDVSHIKPKYGLICGSLLGNMAALVEQPVVIPYEDIPNFPDGIEPDCSFVVGRVMGAPIIALVNRFHSCDGYNLATCALPVRVMQLCGVRTIMLTAEAAAVSPGYDLGDIMLVQDHINVVGMMHQTSLEGPSDPRFGSRFFSMVNAYDNDLLTKALEIGKRMGIQKFLHSGVFACVGGPILGTLAEERLLRTMEVGAVGMSLVPEVIAAHHGGLKVLAFVIISKAASDKGSEEKDKENTDTDVDSKQERESQEVVPPPKLQACSDLIGRLLYSMHLEL; this is encoded by the exons ATGTGCAACTGGGAGTGCTGCAAGAACAGGTCGCCGATCGCCAAGCGAATGGCGGCCAGGAAGCTcctgcagctggaggaggaggagcgccGGAAGCCCAAGCTGGTGATCCCGACGCCCCAGAGCCTCTTCTACCCCTTCGACGAGGTGGAGGCCATGGCCAAGTACATTGTGGACGTCAGTCACATCAAGCCAAAGTACGGCCTAATCTGCGGCAGCCTACTGGGCAACATGGCTGCCTTGGTGGAGCAGCCGGTGGTCATTCCCTACGAGGACATACCCAACTTCCCCGACGGCATTGAGCCGGACTGCAGCTTCGTCGTGGGCCGGGTCATGGGTGCGCCCATTATCGCGCTGGTCAACCGATTCCACTCCTGCGACGGCTACAACCTGGCCACCTGTGCGCTGCCCGTCCGCGTGATGCAGCTGTGCGGGGTCAGGACCATCATGCTGACCGCCGAGGCGGCGGCCGTGAGTCCGGGCTACGACCTGGGCGACATAATGCTGGTGCAGGACCACATCAATGTGGTGGGCATGATGCACCAGACGTCGCTGGAGGGTCCCAGTGATCCGCGCTTCGGCAGCCGCTTCTTCTCGATGGTGAATGCATATGACAACGACCTC TTGACGAAGGCACTCGAGATCGGCAAGCGGATGGGCATCCAGAAGTTCCTGCACAGCGGCGTCTTCGCCTGCGTGGGTGGCCCCATCCTCGGTACGCTGGCCGAGGAGCGACTGCTGCGCACCATGGAGGTGGGTGCGGTGGGCATGTCCTTGGTGCCGGAGGTTATAGCCGCCCATCACGGAGGCCTGAAGGTGCTCGCCTTTGTGATAATCAGCAAAGCGGCCAGCGACAAGGGGAGCGAGGAGAAGGACAAGGAGAACACGGACACGGACGTGGACTCCAAGCAGGAGCGGGAATCCCAGGAGGTGGTGCCCCCGCCGAAGCTGCAGGCCTGCTCGGATCTGATCGGCCGACTTCTATACAGCATGCACCTCGAGCTCTGA
- the LOC122613621 gene encoding uncharacterized protein LOC122613621 yields the protein MKTKNQINIICSNCQCFSHSSQGIAITDEKNVLRIQSYTYKCLNHNPRPRILR from the coding sequence atgaaaaccaaaaaccagatCAACATCATCTGCTCCAACTGCCAATGCTTTAGCCACTCGAGCCAGGGAATCGCCATCACCGACGAGAAGAACGTCCTGAGGATCCAGAGCTACACCTACAAGTGCTTGAACCACAATCCGCGACCTCGGATACTCCGCTGA